Within the Solanum stenotomum isolate F172 unplaced genomic scaffold, ASM1918654v1 scaffold13062, whole genome shotgun sequence genome, the region aagtcctccataaagtttgatatCATAATAGCAATATCGgccaaagttaaaatatttctcaaacccttatccctatCTAGTCTAttccaaaaaaattagttaatttgAAAAGAGGCTCACACTTAATATGCTCATgatatatctaattttttattaattgaatagTTACTTGAAATTTGTACATGCAATCATAGAGGAGCTTGAGAAATTGATGTTAGTTACTGATAAGAGATAATATCTCATATGTCACACTCAACTTTAAATAgtaaagtcactcaactttgaataattTACACAGAAAgtcattcaattttattttattaatccaCAAGTCattcaactattgatatttcactttaaaagTACTAAACTTGGTTTTTATAACCTGAAAAGTCATCCAaccaatttaaataatttttatttcaaactaaaattttaagaaatagtaatatatttgtcttaattattttattgaacccactttaattatttaattttaaatttcttgaaaaatgtaCAACAATAATTGGcaaaattctttcattttctgttctagtatttttcttctctcttattTTCCAGTTATATTGACAAAAttcttgttttttcctttttttctagtttttttctctttttatgaaaattattaatGTGATGATATCCGTTTCTTTCTTTCTATGGTATAATATAATACTTATTACCTTCTCTTTTTtgattgaaataaaaaagagcAATAAGTTTAAAGTTAACATAGAGTAGGCTAACGAGTTAAAAATCATTCCTTCCTTTGagctcaaaaaaattatattattaaagtTAGTTTcatgtaaaatgaaaaaataaattaacctGAAAATTAATTTACATAGTATAACACGTTGACTCTTATTTGTTATTTTGTCAAAATACTCTAAACTCTAATTGTTGCCAGGACTATTGTACTATGTCAAAATACTCCAAACTCTAATCGAAAAATTAATCGCtccatcaattaattaaaatactaaTGAAATAATAGATTGTCATAAAAAATTTAGTATCGCATCAATAAATTCGAtcaaaattaagtaattttcaaaCCCTATCCCTTGATTGAAACACATTATATTTATTCTATTCCTGCTACCCCCAAGGCAATTCCAGTATTGAACTACCGCCGGCAGTTTTCCGATCGGATCCCGGAGCCGAGTAGCAAATGGACTGTCGCGAGGTGACGAAAACGCGAATTCCTTTCAAGGAAAGGCCCGACTGGGCCGATGTGATACCCGTTCCCCAAGACGACGGGCCCTGCCCGGTGGTTCCCATAGCCTACACGGAAGACTTCTCTGAAACCATGGACTACTTCCGGGCAATTTACGTAGCCGATGAGCGATCTACACGCGCCCTCCAGCTTACTTCTGAAGCTATTCAGCTAAACCCTGGAAATTACACTGTAAGTCTGTAACTGCAATTACCTCTTCCAGTTGTATCATTTTGGTTGCCTTAATGCAGTATTGTGGGAAGTTTAGTGGGATTATTTTGGTATATAATTGGAATTTTCGTGTGTAAAAATGTGTAGAGTTCTAATGTGAACTTAAAATGAAAGTTTGTGAGGTAATTGGATTGGAATCCGTACATCATTGAGGCTGTAGGAAGCTCTAGAAGCATAACATTTCATATGGGTTTAAACCAGGATTTAGCTGTATATCTAAGTCTATCTATACCTTTTCCTTTCACACACACACAAACTATATATGGACACACTTAGTGAGACACGTGCATATAGGCTTCGAGCTAGGAGCTGTTGTTCTTTGGGTTTGCTATATTAGTTTTTCCCATATATGTGTAAGTGCACACATATATGGTACACATCAGTGACATACACATAATGGTTCAGGCTCGAAGCTGTGGGTTATGCGGAATTCACAGTGGACCTGGCATTGATTTAAACTCCTATATCTCATCTGTCTGTATTTAACTGTGAAGCTTGATTTGGATGAATCCTTACCTTGTTTTGTTGTCTTGGGGCATGGGGGTCGGAGGAGGGCTAGGATGTTGTTTTGTAGACTATATTGTACTACAGAGTTGTTAGTTAATGgtcaatttttcatgtttagGTATGGCAATTCAGGCGTGTTGTGCTGGAGgcgttgggtgttgatttacatgaagaattgaagtttgtTGATTGCATTGCTGGGGAGAATaccaaaaattatcaaatatggTAAGTTGAAAATTCCACACAGGTCTCTGCTAAAGTAAAGGTGATGTAATGTAAATACTTTGTTGACATGTGACTGATGGATATCACATGGAGGAATTGCTTTAAGCTGATGGGATTAAATATCACTGTGTAAACTCTCTCAGTGAAGTGAAACTGTTTTCCCGCACAAATTGTCAGCATGGGAAGACCAAAACCAAATTTTGTAGATAAAAATTGGAACTAGGAAAGCTCATTGACAAGGGAAATCTTGGTTATTAAAGATTATTAAACTCACTTATCTTGCTGTGGGTCTCAGTTTTCTTGAAAGCTGTATATACCCTTGAGTCAGTACATTGCCTTGGCATCATTTGAAACATTATTGAACAGTGATTATGAGTAAATGTATGGATTCTTTTGGTGAGTGTTAAAATTCACAGCTGGGCTTTGTTTGTTTGAAAAGGGTTTTGTTTCGAAAATCTATTTcaagaattataaaaaaatatcagggataaaattataaaaacttGGTAAATAGAAGTGCTTTATATAATCTAATAAGTCGCAAATTGGGAGTTCAACTTATGATTTTTGGTCGATATTGGTTTATAAGCACTTACATATAAGCcaaaaagtgcttataagctGGGTTTACCACATTATTAGATTATGCAAACACCCTCAATATGTTTTAAAGATACGTAGGAAGTgatgtttttctcttttctcttgttCCATTGTGCTTGGATGAAATGAGCATTCTTTGGAAACTTTGGATGCTGAGCTGAACGGGGTCTAAGCTATCATGCTTGGCTTGACCTTGACTTACTGCTCTAGCTCTTAATATGGTTTCGCTTTGTCAGCCAACCAAGGCTCATAGTTGTTTTCTTTCTCAAAGCTAAACGTTGAGTTTAAATNaaatatatttttgaaagttAATTTGTGGAAAGTACCATCCTCCCGTGTTAAtggtttttttcaattttgagttGTCCCACATGTTTTTCACTTTTGTACAAATTCTTGCAACCCATGTACTCTTGCATGTTGACCATGTCTATTTGCTGGGTTTTTTTTAGCCTATGACTTTCTTTTACCCTTTTCAGTACCTATGTGTCTGCATATTATACTTGACTCCATTATAGCATTAACAGAAAAAAGAAAGTTTTTCCTCCATAAGTTATTCTTTATTTGTATCTAATTGTATATATGCACACGTTGGTCGAAATTcttaattatagaaatttacAGGCATCATAGACGGTGGCTTGCTGAGAAGCTGGGAGCTGATGCTGTGACAAATGAGCTAGAATTcaccaagaaaatattttctcaggATGCAAAGAATTATCATGCTTGGTCCCATCGGCAGGTTGTATTTGTATccctattttttgtttcaaaaaagTAATGACATTGCCTGTTTGGAAAAACTCTTTTGCATGAGTTGTGTTTCATGGTACTAAAATCATGTTCTAGATTATTCAAGTTTATGAATTGAGCCAGATCCTAGATAGAATTGACAAAATACTAAGGTAAAAGCAGGGTGACTTAGGATCATATTAAATGTTAGTATCCCACACATTCCATGACAGTTCATTACACGTTATTTGGATTCTTGCTTCGGTGTCACTTAATAAACATCTTTCATGTAATTAATCCCAGTTATATTTTTCCCTGTAACAGTGTTGTCAAAGGAGAAATAACTTTGAAAAGGCCCAAACTCTCCTTGGACTTTACAAGTAGAGCGTAATAAAAACATGGgctttaata harbors:
- the LOC125850025 gene encoding protein farnesyltransferase/geranylgeranyltransferase type-1 subunit alpha-like; amino-acid sequence: MDCREVTKTRIPFKERPDWADVIPVPQDDGPCPVVPIAYTEDFSETMDYFRAIYVADERSTRALQLTSEAIQLNPGNYTVWQFRRVVLEALGVDLHEELKFVDCIAGENTKNYQIWHHRRWLAEKLGADAVTNELEFTKKIFSQDAKNYHAWSHRQVVFVSLFFVSKK